The window tgtATAAAAGTTGACAGGTTCCTTCGAGAAATTTTCTAATAATTTTCCATATTCTGTCGTAtctaaattattttcatcgCTTTGatcaattttataaaagtaTCCATATTTGGATTGTTCAtgatttaataataatctgTTCACTGATCGCTCTAattgtttttcttttaatatgGATTCTAAAATTAGATATTTCAACGAGTGGATTTTTTCATCTATTTCTTGACATTctcttttgtttttttctaaataatTCAGATCATTTTGGAATAAGTTATAAAATTCTTGATTTTTTCGATATTCTTCAATCTTTTTAAATTGTTGTATTAATTTTCTAAAGTCTATTTCTTTTACANNNNNNNNNNNNNNNNNNNNNNNNNNNNNNNNNNNNNNNNNNNNNNNNNNNNNNNNNNNNNNNNNNNNNNNNNNNNNNNNNNNNNNNNNNNNNNNNNNNNttttttttattaaattttttatttaattcatttttattataaataatttttattaaattataataaaaattttttttttttttttttttttttttttggataaaaaaggaattaataataagttattttcataatattaatagaatacattttataaataaatattatatatataatataatataataatatataatatatatataatttttatattttatatatgtatgacGAAAATACGtttctatttttaatatatattatgaattgtataattatagtaaagaaaaaaaaaatttttatttttttttattataccacatacaataatattttaatatgtatattttttttataatatcatcttataagaaatataatatttttacatttttttataaaattttaagttgtaattttttttatttattttattttattatatttatatatatatttttaatatttgatAATTAGGAagtaatttatttattcacatatatttttttttttttatatttaaaattaataaagtatgtatataaaaataaaacatagagaatattgtattttgtatataaaattatttttttcattattttgaattatatatttttttctacaCTGTATTTCTctgtataatatatatatatatatatatatgtatatattttatataaaaaaataatacttttataaattaatgtATTACCGAAAAATTGAAATAAttaaatgttatatattgattatatataaacaccttgaagaaataaaattaagaaaaaaaaaaaattattttgtatccgtattataattttttcctaataatatcaaggtaaaaatagaatatataaaataaagtacaatatatatatatatatatatatatttatatattattatgatacAACATAATTACCTGTTGTGTATTTAATGAGATCACATTGGTATTTCTACAATAGACGTAAAATATgatttcatatatatatatggtaGAATGTTTTCTGTTTGtcatgaatatatatatttcatatttatttattttattttaatttaggtttatattgaattatttgaattttcTATGGGAGTATTTTATAAGTGTCTCAAAAAAATAGagctatatatataatatataattaaatttttatgtatataatttttgaaataaaatTCAAATAAGAATGGAAGCTGAGAAAAAGGAACAAAAACAGGAGAAATCCGTGAAAACTTTGATGAAGAAAATTCCTTTCAAGGGTCCAAGTTATGATGAATATATGAAAGTTTTTGGCAAAGCCCTTCCAGGTAGTGTATCACCTACTATGgtattatcatttatttctgccgttattttattttttgttctttatAAATCTATGAATCTCATAAAggataaaaaattattcaaaGCGCTTTTAGTATTTTCAGCATTTTATGTAACGTTCTTTAAATGAGAAATATGTTGAAGCAtttataatgtatatataagCCTAAAGGGTGGATAAGAATTAGAATATGAtgtattataaatacaatatttattatagtTTAAAGATTATCTGAATGAAACAAAacaagaaatatattataatacatatcaatatatagaagaaatttttgttttacaacattttatgtaaatgttattttaatatatattttatttgttctttgttacaaataatatattatggaaaaattcttttttttttttttttttctactatgtgctttttaaatatataaattttttttttaaaaacatttaatattatattttgtttaatatTCNNNNNNNNNNNNNNNNNNNNNNNNNNNNNNNNNNNNNNNNNNNNNNNNNNNNNNNNNNNNNNNNNNNNNNNNNNNNNNNNNNNNNNNNNNNNNNNNNNNNaaaaaaaaaagaaaagaaaaaaaaaaaaaagaaaaaaaaaaaaaaaaaaaaaaaaaaaaaaa of the Plasmodium reichenowi strain SY57 chromosome 11, whole genome shotgun sequence genome contains:
- a CDS encoding putative exported protein (Plasmodium exported protein, unknown function): MEAEKKEQKQEKSVKTLMKKIPFKGPSYDEYMKVFGKALPGSVSPTMVLSFISAVILFFVLYKSMNLIKDKKLFKALLVFSAFYVTFFK